One Brevibacterium spongiae DNA segment encodes these proteins:
- a CDS encoding GntR family transcriptional regulator, with the protein MSETQTEIGPRIGDQVFEALQASILSGEYRSGDRLRIRQLAASLGTSVMPVRESLARLEEVGLVETSPHRGAVVKEFTAEELLQIYSVRRILEVEATVQGAQKLDGAGRARLDEEFAAMEAALDSGDASEYLDHDEELLATIYSASGNPVLVETIRTLWLRCRAYKLVGARREISAEAKAPLLKHQRRLMDAVDAGDPGAAAEVTGESFDDAVRRIRAGLGA; encoded by the coding sequence ATGAGCGAGACCCAGACCGAGATCGGACCCCGCATCGGCGACCAGGTGTTCGAGGCTCTGCAGGCGAGCATCCTCTCCGGCGAATATCGCAGCGGAGATCGACTGCGGATACGCCAGCTCGCGGCGTCCCTGGGTACGAGCGTCATGCCCGTGCGGGAGTCGCTGGCCCGACTCGAGGAGGTCGGGCTCGTCGAGACCAGCCCGCACCGCGGGGCCGTGGTCAAGGAATTCACCGCCGAGGAGCTGCTGCAGATCTATTCGGTGCGTCGCATCCTCGAGGTCGAAGCGACGGTCCAGGGCGCGCAGAAGCTCGATGGGGCGGGCCGGGCGCGGCTCGATGAGGAGTTCGCGGCGATGGAGGCGGCTCTCGACTCCGGCGATGCCTCAGAGTATCTCGACCACGACGAAGAGCTGCTCGCGACGATATATTCCGCCTCGGGCAATCCCGTCCTCGTTGAGACGATCCGGACCCTGTGGCTGCGCTGCCGGGCGTACAAACTCGTCGGTGCCAGGCGGGAGATCTCGGCCGAAGCCAAGGCGCCGTTGCTCAAGCACCAGCGCCGACTCATGGATGCCGTCGACGCCGGTGATCCGGGGGCGGCCGCCGAGGTGACCGGGGAGTCTTTCGACGACGCCGTCCGCCGCATCCGTGCCGGTCTAGGGGCCTGA
- a CDS encoding IclR family transcriptional regulator translates to MHNAADSNEDLREEYRIKMRGRLLRRSASFNVAHAVDSLEPGTGAQSIQRALTLLNLVGLIAGERREGASLSELASISGRPKASVHRMLQALIAMGYVERLEEGGYRLGVQSQILGQLAQKSVDPLVTESESSLMRLAELSQDTVFLTLRTGSYSICARREEGFGEIFNNALSVGDRHPLGIGAGSLAILSELSPAEVDAQFEANAEILAERYPKVSVPHLRDIIDQARIDGFVHNPGLFAKGSWAVAVPLRIRGSRPRAALSIASIADRVTGSRVERLVALLRREAKAIAEALSSQTDLTPDSGDL, encoded by the coding sequence ATGCACAACGCCGCCGATTCGAATGAGGACCTCCGCGAGGAGTATCGCATCAAGATGCGCGGTCGGCTCCTGCGCCGGTCCGCTTCGTTCAATGTCGCCCACGCCGTCGACAGCCTCGAACCGGGCACCGGCGCTCAGAGCATCCAACGCGCGCTGACGCTGCTCAACCTCGTCGGCCTCATCGCCGGGGAGCGGCGCGAAGGCGCGAGCCTGTCCGAGCTCGCCTCGATCAGCGGCCGCCCGAAAGCCAGCGTCCACCGCATGCTCCAGGCGCTCATCGCCATGGGATACGTCGAACGCCTCGAGGAGGGCGGGTACCGCCTCGGCGTGCAGTCGCAGATCCTCGGTCAACTGGCTCAGAAATCGGTGGATCCGCTGGTCACGGAGTCGGAGTCGAGCCTGATGCGCTTGGCCGAGCTCAGCCAGGACACCGTCTTCCTCACCCTGCGCACGGGCAGCTATTCGATCTGCGCCCGCCGCGAGGAGGGCTTCGGTGAGATCTTCAACAACGCCCTGTCCGTGGGCGACCGTCACCCATTGGGCATCGGCGCCGGATCGCTGGCGATCCTCTCCGAGCTCTCCCCCGCCGAGGTGGACGCCCAGTTCGAGGCCAACGCCGAGATCCTCGCCGAGAGGTATCCGAAGGTCTCCGTCCCGCACCTGCGCGACATCATCGATCAGGCCCGTATCGACGGCTTCGTCCACAATCCCGGGCTCTTCGCCAAGGGGTCGTGGGCAGTGGCGGTTCCGCTGCGCATCCGCGGATCGCGGCCGCGTGCGGCCCTGTCGATCGCCTCGATCGCCGACCGTGTCACCGGTTCCCGGGTCGAACGTCTCGTCGCTCTGCTGCGCCGGGAGGCGAAGGCCATCGCCGAGGCGCTGAGTTCGCAGACCGACCTCACCCCGGACTCCGGCGACCTCTGA
- a CDS encoding NAD(P)-binding domain-containing protein yields the protein MLETTTQNLPVVIIGAGPVGLAAAAHIHERGLTPLVLEAGETIGHAVRKWGHTRLFSPWRFNIDSAAGRLLESNGWQTPDADALPTGHELIDNYLSPLATALGDVIRTGSHVVAVSREGIDKTRSANRDATPFLVRIADSDGSSEDVLARSVIDASGTWEQPNPLGRSGLPAPGETEAIAAGSIVKPLPAVIGADRDRFAGRHVLVVGAGHSAANTLLDLGELAREEPTTRISWAVRSADVSSVYGGEGNDELAARGALGTRLRRLVETGVIDIHTSFVINRFDNANGRLRVSAAGPTGDEDLDVDVLVPATGFRPDLSILSELRLDLDPAVEAPSQLGPLIDPEFHNCGNVAPHGERLLSHPEANFYIVGMKSYGRAPTFLMATGYEQVRSIAAALAGDRAAADDVHLDLPETGVCTTDLGGSCEAPAAPQPVTIGGPPSSTCC from the coding sequence ATGCTTGAGACCACCACCCAGAACCTGCCCGTCGTCATCATCGGAGCCGGACCCGTTGGTCTTGCTGCAGCCGCCCACATCCACGAACGAGGCCTCACCCCGCTCGTTCTCGAGGCCGGCGAGACTATCGGTCACGCCGTGCGGAAATGGGGTCATACCCGCCTGTTCTCCCCATGGCGATTCAACATCGATTCCGCCGCCGGTCGACTCCTGGAAAGCAACGGGTGGCAGACGCCTGATGCCGACGCCTTGCCGACAGGCCATGAACTCATCGATAACTATCTCTCACCACTTGCCACGGCACTCGGTGATGTCATCCGCACCGGTTCGCACGTCGTGGCTGTCTCACGTGAGGGTATTGATAAGACTCGCAGCGCCAACCGAGACGCCACCCCGTTCCTCGTGCGCATCGCCGACTCCGACGGTAGCAGCGAAGATGTTCTGGCGCGCAGTGTCATCGACGCCTCGGGAACATGGGAGCAGCCGAACCCCCTGGGCCGGTCCGGTCTGCCTGCTCCAGGGGAAACCGAGGCCATTGCTGCCGGATCCATTGTAAAGCCACTGCCAGCGGTCATCGGTGCTGATCGAGACCGTTTCGCTGGCCGCCACGTCCTCGTCGTCGGTGCCGGCCACTCAGCAGCAAATACTCTGCTCGACCTTGGTGAGTTGGCACGAGAAGAACCCACCACACGTATCAGCTGGGCCGTGCGCTCTGCCGACGTCTCCAGCGTCTACGGTGGGGAAGGCAATGACGAACTCGCCGCCCGTGGAGCACTGGGAACACGACTGCGAAGGCTCGTCGAAACCGGCGTCATCGATATCCACACTTCTTTCGTGATCAACCGATTCGACAACGCCAACGGTCGCCTGCGCGTGTCGGCTGCGGGCCCGACGGGTGATGAAGACCTTGATGTCGATGTCCTTGTGCCTGCCACCGGCTTCCGCCCGGATCTCTCCATTCTCAGCGAATTGCGTCTTGACCTTGATCCCGCAGTCGAGGCACCCAGCCAACTGGGGCCACTCATCGACCCAGAATTCCACAACTGCGGCAACGTTGCACCGCACGGTGAACGACTCCTGTCCCACCCCGAAGCTAATTTCTACATCGTGGGAATGAAGAGCTACGGCAGGGCCCCCACATTCCTCATGGCCACCGGTTACGAGCAAGTCCGCTCCATCGCTGCCGCCCTTGCCGGTGACCGCGCTGCTGCCGACGATGTCCATCTCGACCTCCCCGAGACCGGCGTATGCACCACTGATCTGGGTGGGTCCTGCGAGGCTCCTGCTGCGCCACAGCCAGTCACGATCGGAGGCCCACCATCATCAACCTGCTGTTGA
- the purU gene encoding formyltetrahydrofolate deformylase — protein MQDFIFTLECDERPGILHSVTGALLTHGGDIKELKQFDDQYTERLFLRIDFSVSAEPGNGIEALRTDFEAIGEEFGATWQLWPQGEKRRVLIMVSKFEHCLNDLLFRARVGELPIEIAAVVSNHPDHRELVEWHHIPFFRIPVTKETKPEAEAKLLELVDRFEVDLVVLARYMQILSDDLARELTGRAINIHHSFLPSFKGAKPYHQAWERGVKTVGATAHFVNSELDEGPIIAQQLVEVDHSFGPEDLVAAGRDAECKALSNAVKWHCDGRVFLSGKRTVVLR, from the coding sequence ATGCAGGATTTCATCTTCACCCTCGAATGCGACGAGCGTCCCGGCATCCTCCACTCGGTGACCGGCGCCCTGCTCACCCACGGCGGCGACATCAAGGAACTCAAGCAGTTCGACGACCAGTACACCGAGCGCCTGTTCCTGCGCATCGATTTCAGCGTCTCGGCGGAGCCCGGCAACGGGATAGAGGCGCTGCGGACCGACTTCGAGGCGATCGGAGAGGAGTTCGGAGCGACCTGGCAGCTGTGGCCGCAGGGGGAGAAGCGGCGGGTGCTCATCATGGTCTCGAAGTTCGAGCACTGCCTCAACGATCTGCTCTTCCGGGCCCGCGTCGGCGAGCTGCCGATCGAGATCGCGGCCGTCGTGTCGAACCACCCCGACCATCGGGAGCTCGTCGAATGGCATCACATCCCCTTCTTCCGGATCCCCGTGACGAAGGAGACGAAGCCCGAGGCCGAAGCGAAGCTGCTCGAACTCGTCGACCGCTTCGAGGTCGACCTCGTCGTCCTCGCCCGTTATATGCAGATCCTCTCCGACGACCTCGCCCGTGAGCTCACGGGCCGCGCCATCAACATCCACCACTCGTTCCTGCCGTCCTTCAAGGGTGCGAAGCCCTACCACCAGGCGTGGGAGCGCGGAGTCAAGACCGTCGGGGCGACCGCGCACTTCGTCAACAGCGAACTCGACGAAGGTCCGATTATCGCCCAGCAGCTCGTGGAAGTCGACCATTCCTTCGGTCCCGAAGACCTCGTCGCCGCCGGTCGCGACGCCGAATGCAAAGCCCTGTCCAATGCCGTGAAATGGCACTGCGACGGCCGCGTGTTCCTCTCGGGCAAGAGGACCGTCGTCCTGCGCTGA
- a CDS encoding ABC transporter ATP-binding protein encodes MAKTVLDIADVTFRRGQTQILHGIDLLVSAGEHWVLIGPNGAGKSTLLSFASAQVFPTSGTVDILGSRMGRVELAALRRLIGHVNPRHPLRSNLTVREVVLTGLTGTVECPMRWEPAPEDVVKADAQIAEVGLTSRADAGWKVLSQGERGRALVARSLIAEPQLLLFDEPTTGLDVAAREQVLETIDALSLRSPELSTLLVTHHLEEIPETTTHAALISDGRLTAAGPIAEVLTSEQVSAAFDHPIEVGFADRRWSARAVRTGAAPRTTGAGRTAAALG; translated from the coding sequence GTGGCCAAGACCGTCCTCGATATCGCTGATGTGACATTCCGGCGTGGGCAGACGCAGATACTCCACGGAATCGATTTGCTTGTCAGTGCCGGCGAGCACTGGGTGCTCATCGGTCCGAACGGGGCGGGGAAGTCCACGCTGCTCAGCTTCGCCTCGGCGCAGGTGTTCCCGACCTCGGGCACCGTGGATATTCTCGGATCACGCATGGGTCGGGTCGAGCTCGCCGCCCTGCGCCGCCTCATCGGACACGTCAATCCACGTCATCCGCTGCGGTCGAACCTCACCGTCCGCGAGGTCGTCCTCACCGGTCTCACCGGCACCGTCGAATGTCCCATGCGGTGGGAGCCCGCGCCTGAGGATGTCGTGAAGGCCGATGCCCAGATCGCCGAGGTGGGACTGACGTCCCGCGCCGACGCCGGGTGGAAGGTGCTGTCACAGGGGGAGCGCGGGCGTGCGCTCGTCGCCCGGTCGCTCATCGCCGAACCACAGCTGCTGCTCTTCGACGAGCCGACCACCGGACTCGACGTGGCCGCACGCGAACAGGTGCTCGAGACCATCGACGCCCTGTCTCTGCGCTCGCCGGAGCTGTCGACGCTGCTGGTCACCCATCATCTCGAGGAGATTCCCGAGACGACCACTCACGCCGCGCTCATCTCCGACGGGCGACTGACCGCCGCCGGTCCCATCGCCGAGGTGCTCACCTCCGAGCAGGTCTCTGCCGCCTTCGACCATCCGATCGAGGTTGGCTTCGCCGACCGCCGCTGGTCGGCCCGCGCAGTTCGGACCGGTGCGGCACCTCGGACGACCGGTGCAGGGCGGACCGCTGCCGCGCTCGGCTGA
- a CDS encoding L-serine ammonia-lyase codes for MALGVLDLFSIGIGPSSSHTVGPMRAALRFVDELNGQGILHRVRRVRVGLYGSLAATGIGHGSDSAVLVGLSGFDPETLDPDQVGPLVEEVKTQRKLHLGGRLVIEFEAETDLVLHLRKSLPGHPNGMVIRAEVDDEVIEREYYSVGGGFVVTAEELAAENDAAEAIEAAESAGQQGATEGETGQAIEFATADELLARCREHGLSIAELMAVNERAAHTDAQLREKLLAIWAVMRECVHNGCTREETTLPGGLKVRRRAPELREKLEAADYQASGSLDALEWVNLYALAVNEENASGGRIVTAPTNGAAGIIPAVLHYMDRFVVETEDSDDAVVTFLLTAGAIGILFKRNASISGAEVGCQGEVGSACAMAAAGLCAVLGGTPEQVENAAEIGLEHNLGLTCDPVGGLVQVPCIERNAIASVKAINAARLAMHGDGSHRVNLDQAIETMRQTGADMKSKYKETSRGGLAVNVIEC; via the coding sequence ATGGCACTCGGGGTCCTCGATCTCTTCTCGATCGGCATCGGCCCCTCCTCCTCCCACACGGTGGGGCCGATGCGGGCCGCACTCCGATTCGTCGACGAACTCAACGGGCAGGGGATCCTGCACCGGGTCCGCCGGGTCCGCGTCGGACTCTACGGTTCGCTGGCCGCGACCGGAATCGGGCACGGTTCGGACTCGGCGGTGCTCGTGGGCTTAAGCGGTTTCGATCCCGAGACGCTCGACCCCGACCAGGTGGGCCCGCTGGTCGAGGAGGTCAAGACGCAACGCAAGCTCCACCTCGGCGGGCGTCTGGTCATCGAATTCGAAGCGGAGACGGATCTCGTCCTCCACCTGCGGAAGAGCCTGCCCGGCCATCCCAATGGGATGGTCATCCGTGCCGAGGTCGACGATGAGGTCATCGAGCGCGAGTACTACTCGGTCGGCGGGGGATTCGTCGTCACCGCCGAGGAGCTCGCTGCCGAGAACGACGCCGCCGAGGCGATCGAGGCCGCCGAGTCGGCCGGCCAGCAGGGCGCCACCGAGGGGGAGACGGGTCAGGCGATCGAGTTCGCCACGGCCGATGAGCTCCTCGCCCGCTGCCGTGAGCACGGGCTGAGCATCGCCGAGCTCATGGCCGTCAACGAACGCGCTGCTCACACCGATGCTCAGCTGCGGGAGAAGCTGTTGGCGATCTGGGCGGTGATGCGCGAATGCGTGCACAACGGGTGCACGCGTGAGGAGACGACGCTGCCCGGCGGGCTCAAGGTGCGCAGGCGTGCCCCTGAACTGCGGGAGAAGCTCGAAGCAGCGGACTACCAGGCATCGGGGTCGCTCGACGCCCTCGAATGGGTCAACCTCTACGCGCTGGCCGTCAATGAGGAGAACGCCTCGGGCGGACGCATCGTCACCGCCCCGACGAACGGGGCCGCGGGCATCATTCCGGCGGTGCTCCATTACATGGACCGGTTCGTCGTCGAGACGGAGGATTCCGACGATGCCGTCGTGACGTTCCTGCTCACGGCCGGGGCGATCGGGATCCTCTTCAAGCGCAATGCATCGATCTCCGGCGCCGAGGTGGGCTGTCAGGGAGAAGTCGGATCCGCGTGTGCGATGGCTGCCGCAGGATTGTGCGCCGTCCTCGGCGGCACACCGGAGCAGGTCGAGAACGCCGCGGAGATCGGTCTCGAGCACAACCTCGGGCTCACGTGCGACCCGGTCGGCGGGCTCGTGCAGGTGCCCTGCATCGAACGCAATGCCATAGCCTCGGTGAAGGCGATCAACGCGGCCCGGCTGGCGATGCACGGCGACGGCTCGCATCGGGTGAACCTCGACCAGGCGATCGAGACCATGCGGCAGACTGGAGCCGATATGAAATCGAAGTACAAGGAGACATCGCGCGGCGGCCTCGCCGTCAACGTCATCGAGTGCTGA
- a CDS encoding MFS transporter, with the protein MSTTAPGPAASQPTEPHSTTREERKVLAGTLVGTTIEWYDFFIYAQAAGLILSAQYFGPLAADNPALGQIMAWASLGISFLFRPLGAIIAGHLGDRIGRKKMLVLTLILMGAATSLIGLLPNYAMIGVGAPILLTLLRILQGFSAGGEWGGAALLSVEHAPISKRGIFGAYPQIGVPVGMILATGVIWVLTTVLTAEQFASFGWRIPFLFSVVLVFVGYYIRRQVEESPVFAELAERKAESSAPLGTLFKKNTKEVVLSALIFIGNNAVGYMIIAFFAAYASRPLEEGGSVGLDRAPVLLATTLASFGWLVFTMWGGALSDKLGRVRTFQIGYVLLIVWLIPTFLMIDMANIWMYGIGIFVLTVGMGLSYGPMSAMYAEMFPVEVRYSGVSIGYALGAILGGAFAPTIAETLLAETGSSISIAIYMIVVCIISLIGVSLVKETKGNDLGLTKHH; encoded by the coding sequence ATGTCCACCACAGCACCCGGCCCCGCCGCATCACAGCCGACCGAGCCCCACTCGACCACCCGCGAGGAGCGCAAGGTCCTCGCCGGCACCCTCGTCGGCACCACCATCGAGTGGTACGACTTCTTCATCTACGCTCAGGCCGCCGGCCTCATCCTCTCCGCCCAGTACTTCGGGCCGTTGGCCGCGGACAATCCGGCGCTCGGGCAGATCATGGCGTGGGCGTCTCTGGGCATTTCGTTCCTCTTCCGCCCGTTGGGCGCGATCATCGCCGGCCACCTCGGCGATCGGATCGGACGCAAGAAGATGCTCGTGCTCACGCTCATCCTCATGGGGGCCGCGACCTCGCTCATCGGCCTGCTCCCGAACTACGCGATGATCGGAGTCGGCGCGCCGATCCTGCTCACCCTGCTGCGAATCCTGCAGGGCTTCTCCGCCGGCGGCGAATGGGGTGGGGCCGCGCTGCTCTCGGTCGAACACGCCCCGATCTCCAAGCGCGGCATCTTCGGCGCGTACCCGCAGATCGGCGTGCCGGTCGGCATGATCCTCGCCACCGGCGTGATCTGGGTGCTCACCACGGTCCTCACCGCCGAACAGTTCGCGAGCTTCGGCTGGCGGATCCCGTTCCTCTTCTCCGTCGTCCTCGTCTTCGTCGGCTATTACATCCGCCGCCAGGTCGAGGAGTCCCCGGTCTTCGCCGAGCTCGCCGAGCGCAAGGCCGAATCCTCGGCTCCGCTGGGCACCCTGTTCAAGAAGAACACGAAGGAAGTCGTGCTCTCCGCGCTCATCTTCATCGGCAACAACGCCGTGGGCTACATGATCATCGCGTTCTTCGCCGCCTACGCCTCGCGCCCGCTGGAGGAAGGCGGATCCGTCGGCCTCGACCGGGCACCCGTGCTGTTGGCGACGACGCTGGCGAGCTTCGGCTGGCTGGTGTTCACGATGTGGGGCGGCGCGTTGTCGGACAAGCTCGGTCGCGTGCGGACCTTCCAGATCGGGTACGTCCTGCTCATCGTGTGGCTCATCCCGACCTTCCTCATGATCGACATGGCGAACATCTGGATGTACGGCATCGGCATCTTCGTCCTCACCGTCGGCATGGGCCTGTCCTACGGCCCGATGTCGGCGATGTATGCGGAGATGTTCCCGGTCGAGGTCCGCTACTCGGGCGTCTCGATCGGCTACGCGCTCGGCGCGATCCTCGGCGGCGCTTTCGCCCCGACTATCGCCGAGACTCTGCTCGCCGAGACCGGCTCATCGATCTCGATCGCGATCTACATGATCGTCGTGTGCATCATCTCGCTCATCGGCGTCAGCCTCGTCAAGGAGACGAAGGGCAACGACCTCGGCCTGACGAAGCACCACTGA
- a CDS encoding serine/threonine dehydratase: MTLPDHTNPTSLAYPDIEAAAARIAGQVRPVTVTQRGNDGIVFALEFMQHTGTFKARGAQNFIQAHLAEGTFPEAGVTIASGGNAGLACAWAARAAGVPATVFLPTTAPSVKVERLRSYGARVELVGSEFAEAAAACQEFVESSGALASHAYDHPLIAAGAGTLMTEILEQVPDLDTVVVSVGGGGLFAGVATAATHHGVRTVAVEPENCRALSAAIEAGEPVDVTVDSVAADSLGARRATSLALEAARSDLVTSVLVSDDAIIEARQRLWDEHRLAVEHAAATALAGVSGGGRGKTASDGKSPGGYVPAEKEKVCVVLCGANTSLSDL, translated from the coding sequence ATGACCCTGCCAGACCACACGAACCCGACTTCCCTCGCGTATCCCGACATCGAAGCCGCGGCGGCCCGGATCGCCGGGCAGGTCCGTCCGGTCACGGTCACCCAGCGGGGGAACGACGGAATAGTCTTCGCCCTCGAGTTCATGCAGCACACCGGCACGTTCAAGGCCCGCGGTGCGCAGAACTTCATCCAGGCTCACCTTGCCGAAGGCACCTTCCCCGAGGCGGGAGTGACGATCGCATCGGGCGGCAACGCCGGACTCGCCTGCGCATGGGCGGCACGTGCCGCCGGTGTACCGGCGACCGTGTTCCTGCCGACCACCGCGCCGAGCGTGAAGGTCGAACGGCTGCGATCGTATGGTGCGCGAGTGGAGTTGGTCGGTTCCGAATTCGCCGAGGCGGCCGCCGCCTGCCAGGAATTCGTCGAGTCCTCCGGTGCGCTGGCCTCGCACGCCTACGACCATCCGCTCATCGCCGCCGGCGCGGGCACCTTGATGACCGAGATCCTCGAGCAGGTGCCCGATCTCGACACGGTCGTCGTCTCGGTCGGAGGCGGCGGTCTGTTCGCCGGCGTCGCGACGGCCGCGACTCATCACGGAGTGCGCACTGTCGCGGTTGAGCCGGAGAACTGCCGAGCGCTGAGTGCAGCGATCGAAGCGGGCGAACCGGTCGATGTCACGGTCGATTCGGTGGCAGCGGATTCGCTCGGAGCCCGTCGTGCCACTTCGCTGGCGCTGGAGGCGGCACGATCAGATCTGGTCACCTCGGTGCTGGTCAGCGACGACGCCATCATCGAAGCACGACAGCGACTGTGGGACGAACACCGGCTGGCGGTCGAGCATGCGGCGGCCACGGCGTTGGCGGGAGTCAGCGGTGGTGGCAGAGGGAAGACTGCCAGCGACGGGAAGTCGCCGGGCGGTTATGTTCCGGCCGAAAAAGAGAAGGTCTGCGTCGTCCTCTGCGGGGCGAACACGAGCCTCAGCGATCTCTGA
- a CDS encoding Ldh family oxidoreductase has translation MPETPDATTVSLTIPELRELCIAAITAAGGSPALAQSLAEATVAAERRGKTAVGTAHLFDYLDGLEAGRINGQAQPKVTNKLPAAHHVDADRGTAQLAFDAAFDDFASSAESLGISVLNIANAFTAGELGCYTTRLAERGLVAFAGANSPALMSLFGTPGSATGTNPFSFAVPHTGGPRMFDQATSATAWVNVRNAADRGETIPDGWALAPDGAATNDAGAALAGSLLPFGGVKGSNVALMIELLAVHGGGRFSVDAPAFDSGQESPGTGLFVIAIAADAFDPGYSQRVAEHLDRLHARFGFDFGRKRSLEVVELPEELHSVLLSRA, from the coding sequence ATGCCGGAGACTCCTGATGCCACGACCGTGTCCCTGACGATTCCCGAACTGCGTGAATTGTGCATTGCAGCGATCACCGCTGCCGGTGGGTCACCCGCGCTGGCGCAGTCTCTGGCCGAGGCGACCGTAGCGGCCGAGCGACGGGGAAAGACCGCCGTGGGCACGGCGCATCTCTTCGATTACCTCGACGGCCTCGAGGCCGGCCGCATCAACGGGCAGGCGCAGCCGAAAGTGACGAACAAACTGCCCGCAGCGCACCACGTCGACGCCGACCGCGGCACCGCGCAGCTCGCCTTCGATGCAGCCTTCGACGATTTCGCCTCGTCCGCCGAATCGCTCGGCATCTCCGTCCTCAACATCGCCAACGCCTTCACCGCCGGAGAGCTCGGCTGCTATACGACGCGGCTCGCCGAACGGGGCCTGGTGGCGTTTGCCGGGGCCAACTCACCGGCGCTGATGTCGCTGTTCGGCACACCGGGCTCGGCGACCGGAACGAACCCGTTCTCGTTCGCCGTTCCCCATACCGGTGGCCCGCGCATGTTCGATCAGGCGACCAGCGCCACCGCGTGGGTCAACGTCCGCAACGCCGCCGACCGGGGAGAGACGATCCCCGACGGATGGGCCCTCGCACCCGACGGGGCGGCCACGAACGATGCCGGGGCCGCCCTCGCCGGTTCCCTGCTGCCGTTCGGCGGGGTCAAAGGCAGCAATGTCGCGCTCATGATCGAACTCCTCGCCGTCCACGGCGGGGGCCGCTTCTCCGTCGACGCACCCGCCTTCGACTCGGGTCAGGAGAGCCCGGGCACGGGACTGTTCGTCATCGCGATCGCGGCCGATGCCTTCGACCCTGGCTATTCGCAGCGGGTCGCCGAGCATCTTGACCGTCTGCACGCACGGTTCGGCTTCGACTTCGGCCGCAAACGCAGCCTCGAGGTCGTCGAGCTGCCGGAGGAACTCCACTCGGTGCTCCTCAGCCGCGCCTGA
- a CDS encoding sarcosine oxidase subunit gamma, producing MADTTYSTDTLVTPEPLEDLRVSPAAHLAEAMADASAAGGRRVVLRELPFSVQLGLRAEPDSASGRALEDVFGLPLPRRVGEVTGDGAGLHILWLSPDEFLAVDVSRQQQPGETLVAEAGLEGLPGQAVDLSANRTILQLSGSKAREVLEKSCRADLHPRAFGVGTAIVTALGPVPVILHHSSVLEYRVYPRASFADFTVRWLLDGMAEFLDDGESAEVGAGDAGRASAREEDVG from the coding sequence ATGGCTGACACCACCTACTCCACTGACACCCTCGTCACACCCGAACCCCTCGAGGACCTCCGGGTCTCCCCGGCTGCGCATCTGGCCGAGGCGATGGCCGATGCGAGTGCCGCCGGCGGGCGCCGGGTCGTTCTGCGCGAGCTGCCGTTCTCCGTCCAGCTCGGTCTGCGGGCAGAGCCGGATTCGGCCTCTGGGCGGGCGCTCGAAGACGTCTTCGGCCTGCCGCTGCCGCGTCGGGTCGGTGAGGTCACCGGCGATGGTGCAGGACTGCACATCCTGTGGCTGAGCCCCGATGAGTTCCTCGCCGTCGACGTCTCCCGCCAGCAGCAGCCAGGGGAGACTCTCGTCGCCGAGGCGGGTCTCGAAGGACTGCCCGGACAGGCGGTCGATCTCTCCGCCAACCGCACGATCCTCCAGCTTTCGGGCTCGAAGGCCCGGGAAGTGCTCGAGAAGAGCTGCCGCGCCGACCTTCACCCGCGCGCCTTCGGCGTCGGCACCGCGATCGTCACTGCGCTGGGCCCCGTCCCGGTCATCCTCCACCACTCCTCGGTGCTCGAATACCGTGTCTACCCGCGAGCGAGCTTCGCGGACTTCACCGTCCGCTGGCTGCTCGACGGAATGGCCGAGTTCCTCGACGACGGCGAGAGTGCCGAGGTCGGGGCGGGCGATGCCGGCCGTGCCTCGGCGCGCGAAGAGGACGTCGGCTGA